In the genome of Notamacropus eugenii isolate mMacEug1 chromosome 5, mMacEug1.pri_v2, whole genome shotgun sequence, one region contains:
- the LOC140507626 gene encoding olfactory receptor 52I1-like codes for MPRSHFNHTSLPPATFFLMGIPGLEETHLWLAALLSAMYTMVLVGNSLIMTVIWVDPALHEPMYYFLCVLAGVDIIMATSVVPKMLSIFWSGNGTIAFTACFTQMFIVHTATALESGLLLAMAFDRYVAICKPLHYNTILTPQKILTINVAIVVRATIALTPLSWMVSRLPYCGSHAVPHSYCEHMAVANLACSDHTASNLYALIGSSVVVGIDVTFISASYSLILQAVFNLSSKNARHKALSTCGSHVGVMALFYLPGLISVYVDWWGQDMVPVHTQVLLADLYLIIPPTLNPLIYGLRSKKIWQGVWNTMTTSLTYHHCVYFKKERRSKEVFVMGEIRSTCEI; via the coding sequence ATGCCACGATCACACTTCAACCACACATCATTGCCTCCTGCCACCTTCTTCCTCATGGGTATCCCAGGACTCGAGGAGACTCACCTCTGGCTAGCAGCCCTCCTCAGTGCCATGTATACTATGGTCCTTGTGGGGAACAGCCTCATCATGACTGTGATCTGGGTAGACCCTGCACTGCATGAGCCCATGTATTATTTCCTGTGTGTCTTGGCTGGTGTGGACATCATCATGGCAACATCTGTGGTTCCAAAGATGCTGAGTATTTTCTGGTCAGGCAATGGAACCATTGCCTTCACTGCTTGCTTCACCCAGATGTTCATTGTCCATACTGccacagccctggagtcagggctTCTGTTAGCCATGGCTTTTGACCGCTATGTGGCCATCTGCAAACCTTTGCATTATAATACCATCCTTACACCACAGAAAATTCTAACCATCAATGTGGCAATTGTGGTAAGAGCTACCATTGCTTTGACCCCACTGAGCTGGATGGTGAGCCGTTTACCATATTGTGGCTCACATGCAGTCCCTCATTCCTATTGTGAGCACATGGCTGTGGCCAATTTGGCATGTTctgaccacacagctagtaatctcTATGCACTGATAGGGTCCTCTGTTGTTGTAGGCATTGATGTGAcattcatctctgcctcctacaGTCTAATTCTTCAGGCAGTATTTAATCTTTCCTCTAAGAATGCTAGACACAAGGCACTTAGTACATGTGGTTCCCATGTAGGGGTCATGGCACTTTTCTATCTACCTGGGTTGATATCTGTCTATGTGGATTGGTGGGGTCAGGATATGGTTCCTGTGCATACTCAGGTTCTACTAGCTGACTTATACCTTATCATTCCACCCACTCTGAATCCCCTAATCTATGGACTGAGGTCTAAGAAGATATGGCAGGGGGTATGGAACACAATGACCACCAGCCTCACGTATCACCACTGTGTGtacttcaaaaaagaaagaagatctAAGGAAGTGTTTGTGATGGGTGAAATAAGATCGACATGTGAGATTTGA